Proteins encoded within one genomic window of Mycolicibacterium aubagnense:
- a CDS encoding alpha/beta fold hydrolase, protein MATAPTPTPLNALDDTAQVWTAGAQASDTAVVFLHGVPGPGSEWKPLLSEVGSFARAIAPDLPGFGNTTVPEGFTYTSDEYATFIANILDDLGIATAHLVLHDFGGPWGLTWAANHPERFASATLINTGAWIDYRWHFAARMYRTPILGELSMATATYRSFASHALPCPPTGTRSRDTRHVKP, encoded by the coding sequence ATGGCAACCGCCCCAACACCGACGCCGTTGAACGCCCTTGACGACACCGCCCAGGTCTGGACAGCTGGCGCGCAAGCGTCGGACACCGCGGTGGTGTTCCTCCACGGTGTCCCCGGACCAGGCAGTGAATGGAAGCCCCTGCTCAGCGAAGTCGGCTCATTCGCCCGCGCCATCGCGCCCGACCTGCCGGGATTCGGGAACACCACCGTCCCAGAAGGTTTCACGTACACCTCCGACGAGTACGCCACCTTCATCGCGAACATCCTCGACGACCTCGGCATCGCGACCGCGCACCTGGTCCTGCACGACTTCGGTGGTCCCTGGGGGCTGACTTGGGCTGCCAACCATCCTGAGCGATTCGCCAGTGCCACCCTCATCAACACCGGCGCCTGGATCGACTACCGCTGGCATTTCGCCGCCCGTATGTACCGCACACCGATACTCGGGGAACTGTCAATGGCGACCGCCACGTACCGGTCCTTCGCCTCTCATGCGCTACCGTGCCCGCCGACCGGTACCCGAAGCCGCGATACGCGCCATGTGAAACCATGA
- a CDS encoding GNAT family N-acetyltransferase, whose translation MTPARIVLRAATADDDSFVVEMARHACVIEDWPLPDSDDDEVLEMLPPVGVVPIIAEDHSGTPLGAVWTYYGNPPLRCDAAGVGLPELCIAVAPGQRGAGVGGMLLDALFAALAEDHDAMCTNVHVRNPAKRLYERKGFRGVGQGNGPLGLALIKDLRSYATTGSGSPPA comes from the coding sequence ATGACACCTGCGCGCATAGTCCTTCGTGCGGCGACAGCTGATGATGACTCGTTCGTTGTCGAGATGGCACGTCACGCCTGCGTCATTGAAGATTGGCCTCTTCCCGACTCAGACGACGACGAAGTATTGGAGATGCTCCCGCCTGTTGGGGTGGTGCCGATCATCGCCGAAGATCACAGCGGCACACCGCTCGGTGCGGTATGGACCTATTACGGCAATCCACCGTTGCGCTGTGACGCGGCGGGCGTGGGTTTGCCCGAGCTGTGCATCGCCGTTGCGCCAGGGCAACGGGGTGCCGGTGTCGGCGGGATGCTGCTCGACGCTCTCTTCGCCGCCCTCGCGGAAGACCACGACGCGATGTGCACCAACGTTCACGTCCGCAACCCGGCCAAGCGCCTCTATGAACGCAAAGGGTTCCGCGGTGTCGGGCAAGGCAACGGTCCGCTAGGACTCGCACTAATCAAAGACTTACGATCTTATGCCACAACGGGTTCCGGCTCGCCGCCTGCGTAA
- a CDS encoding alpha/beta hydrolase, whose translation MAVTVPQVEASRPESLTESAAELGGKASRLAGQIDAQRATIDGLRGSWQGTASDAAVAKVQPTMARMQQIHDALGRAQAVLQAGGTQLSADRINVVNTVSQLTGQGWQVSPDGTVGVRPGSPLDQYAKASTVNEMKVLQLAATNSVTVKTLLARFDTTDRQLSQNLRTAVGGLDGSPAKLGIGDLPQDTPPYDDGSQIPTNKSPEDVKKWWDSLPPDKQAELRDKWPEKLGNLNGVPIVDRDKANRKVWERDLHLPDTIAESRGVTRDEVLAHPELYGLTGPTMDRYKNACKIQDAFNKDATARDADRNAPEIFLVKYDPEAFGGKGSAAIALGNPDTAKNTTVMVSGFTTSVAGDTMADGSAVNMYNEANKADPGSSTAVLQWMGYDAPGLDARGVGVAEPFMARDGAQILAADVNALAVTHEGAHSHTTVIGHSYGSTTVADAAAGYGMRADDVVLVGCPGTDLAKSAADFHLPPGGHLYVGAASSDPVTNFGQEHINVPGVGLGADPAMDGYGSTRFHAEVPGVSINPIHDHSEYFTPGSESLFSIADIVSGHGDALEHDGMTAGHRHKTYFPPIPGSPIPPVVDPELVRVPHNDHRHKGKDG comes from the coding sequence ATGGCGGTGACGGTGCCGCAGGTGGAGGCGTCGCGGCCGGAGTCGTTGACTGAGTCGGCAGCTGAACTGGGTGGCAAGGCGTCGCGGCTGGCCGGCCAGATCGACGCGCAGCGCGCCACGATCGATGGGCTGCGGGGGAGCTGGCAGGGCACCGCTTCTGATGCTGCGGTCGCCAAGGTGCAACCGACGATGGCACGGATGCAACAGATCCACGATGCCCTCGGCCGTGCGCAGGCGGTGCTGCAGGCTGGCGGCACACAACTCTCAGCGGACCGGATCAACGTGGTCAATACGGTCAGTCAGCTCACTGGTCAGGGCTGGCAAGTCTCCCCTGACGGCACGGTCGGGGTCCGTCCGGGCAGCCCACTGGACCAATACGCCAAGGCCAGCACCGTCAACGAGATGAAAGTGCTCCAGCTCGCGGCGACCAACTCCGTCACGGTCAAGACGCTGTTGGCCCGCTTCGACACCACCGATCGGCAGCTGAGCCAGAATCTACGCACCGCAGTTGGCGGCCTGGACGGCTCGCCGGCCAAACTCGGCATCGGCGACCTACCACAGGACACGCCACCCTACGACGACGGCTCGCAAATCCCGACCAACAAGAGCCCCGAGGACGTCAAGAAGTGGTGGGATTCGCTGCCGCCGGACAAGCAGGCCGAACTGCGCGACAAGTGGCCCGAGAAATTGGGCAACCTCAACGGTGTTCCGATCGTGGACCGGGACAAGGCCAACCGGAAGGTCTGGGAGCGCGACCTCCACCTGCCCGACACGATCGCGGAATCGCGCGGAGTGACTAGGGATGAGGTTCTCGCGCACCCTGAGCTCTATGGGCTGACCGGCCCCACGATGGATCGCTATAAGAATGCCTGCAAAATCCAAGACGCGTTCAACAAGGACGCCACCGCGAGGGACGCCGACCGCAATGCGCCCGAGATCTTCCTGGTCAAGTACGACCCCGAGGCGTTCGGCGGCAAGGGTTCGGCCGCGATCGCGCTCGGTAACCCCGACACGGCGAAGAACACCACGGTAATGGTGTCCGGCTTCACCACCTCCGTGGCCGGCGACACGATGGCGGACGGCAGCGCCGTCAATATGTACAACGAGGCGAACAAGGCGGATCCAGGCAGCTCCACGGCAGTATTGCAATGGATGGGGTATGACGCTCCAGGCCTGGATGCGAGAGGCGTGGGGGTAGCCGAGCCGTTCATGGCTCGTGACGGCGCCCAGATTCTTGCTGCGGACGTCAATGCGTTGGCTGTCACGCACGAGGGCGCGCACTCGCACACCACGGTGATTGGTCATTCATATGGGTCGACGACGGTGGCCGATGCGGCGGCCGGATACGGCATGCGCGCAGACGACGTCGTCCTGGTCGGCTGCCCAGGAACGGATCTCGCCAAGTCGGCCGCCGATTTCCACCTGCCGCCCGGTGGCCACTTATATGTGGGGGCGGCCTCGTCGGACCCCGTCACGAATTTTGGGCAGGAACATATCAACGTGCCCGGCGTCGGGTTAGGGGCCGACCCTGCCATGGATGGGTACGGTTCCACTCGGTTCCACGCAGAGGTACCGGGCGTCAGCATAAATCCGATCCATGATCACAGCGAGTACTTCACGCCTGGATCGGAGTCGTTGTTTAGCATCGCCGACATTGTGTCGGGGCACGGTGACGCGCTCGAGCATGACGGCATGACCGCCGGACACCGACACAAGACGTACTTCCCGCCGATTCCGGGGTCGCCCATTCCCCCGGTAGTCGATCCGGAGTTGGTACGCGTTCCCCACAACGACCATCGCCATAAAGGGAAAGATGGCTAG
- a CDS encoding carboxylesterase family protein, with amino-acid sequence MPDRSDAATAAIVRSGPVRYATTERFGAPRPARASAGESSGQLCPQLPGRLASVMGIPKTALPQSEDCLNLAIASPRLDGRRPVMVFLHGGAFASGGGLLDWYDGSALAADGDVVVVSVNYRLGALGYLCLDGVSEGNLGLLDQLEALRWVQRNIADYGGDPTNVTVFGQSAGAVSIWLLMQMPAARGLFRRAIMQSGPGADIARPRQPAEAIGALFAELLGEDPRTATVTALLEAQKRTVATLTQTGATAMPAFYPTSGTEAGCTLGDSITQHVSGIDVICGWNADDVSAFTGSGSHVAAATNHLLAVPTTELAAQLNAAGAHASTYRLDWRPTGSAFGATHCLELPLLLGTRQAWEPCPMLGNTSWDQVESFGRPLRQVWGHFAHTGEIHTAAAESIPLQWNPPLTGAS; translated from the coding sequence ATGCCGGATAGGTCGGATGCCGCCACGGCAGCGATCGTGCGATCCGGGCCGGTGCGCTATGCCACCACAGAGCGCTTCGGGGCGCCGCGACCGGCCCGTGCTAGTGCAGGGGAGTCCAGCGGCCAGCTCTGTCCTCAGCTGCCCGGGCGTCTGGCCTCGGTCATGGGTATACCGAAAACCGCACTGCCACAGAGTGAAGACTGCCTCAACCTTGCGATTGCTTCACCCCGTCTTGACGGTCGCCGACCGGTCATGGTGTTCCTTCACGGTGGAGCATTCGCCAGCGGCGGCGGGCTGCTTGACTGGTACGACGGATCAGCCCTGGCCGCCGATGGCGACGTCGTTGTGGTCAGTGTCAACTATCGCCTCGGCGCGCTGGGCTATCTGTGTCTGGACGGCGTGAGCGAGGGAAACCTGGGCCTGCTCGACCAACTCGAAGCGCTACGTTGGGTGCAGCGCAACATCGCCGACTACGGCGGGGACCCGACAAATGTGACGGTATTCGGGCAATCCGCTGGGGCGGTGTCGATCTGGCTGTTGATGCAGATGCCCGCCGCCCGTGGGCTGTTCCGCCGCGCAATCATGCAGAGCGGACCCGGAGCCGATATCGCTCGCCCGAGACAACCAGCAGAAGCCATCGGTGCACTGTTCGCCGAGCTGCTCGGCGAAGACCCCCGAACCGCTACCGTCACTGCGCTTCTCGAAGCCCAGAAGAGAACTGTCGCGACCCTGACTCAAACCGGTGCCACCGCCATGCCCGCTTTCTACCCGACCTCAGGAACCGAGGCCGGGTGCACCTTAGGTGACAGCATCACCCAGCACGTCTCGGGTATCGACGTGATCTGTGGCTGGAACGCCGACGACGTGTCCGCTTTCACCGGCTCCGGGTCACACGTAGCCGCCGCGACCAATCACCTTCTCGCGGTACCGACAACCGAACTCGCCGCGCAACTCAACGCCGCCGGTGCCCACGCATCGACCTACCGCTTGGATTGGCGACCGACCGGATCCGCATTCGGGGCCACTCACTGTCTTGAACTGCCGCTGCTGCTGGGAACGCGACAAGCGTGGGAGCCCTGCCCGATGCTCGGCAACACGTCGTGGGATCAGGTCGAGTCGTTCGGGCGACCGCTACGACAGGTATGGGGTCATTTCGCCCACACCGGCGAAATCCACACTGCGGCGGCGGAATCGATACCACTGCAGTGGAATCCGCCTCTGACGGGTGCGTCGTGA
- a CDS encoding PucR family transcriptional regulator has protein sequence MRIAVGSTAGIEGFRRSHLDAIETQRVMTKAGSTQQIASFADVQIVALLTADPEQANRFIRHTLGDFEYADPELQQTVLAYIYEQCNASQAAARLFTHRNTLMRRLIQAEALLPRPLDGATVHVALALEALQWRDAGGSRRLPVG, from the coding sequence GTGCGGATCGCCGTCGGTTCGACAGCGGGAATCGAAGGGTTCCGGCGCAGCCATCTGGATGCGATCGAAACCCAGCGGGTGATGACGAAGGCCGGATCAACGCAACAGATCGCCAGTTTCGCCGACGTTCAAATCGTCGCGTTGCTCACCGCCGACCCTGAACAGGCAAACCGGTTTATCAGGCACACGCTCGGCGATTTCGAATACGCCGACCCGGAACTTCAGCAGACTGTGCTTGCGTACATCTACGAGCAGTGCAACGCCTCGCAAGCGGCCGCACGCCTGTTCACCCATCGAAACACCCTGATGCGCAGGCTGATTCAAGCCGAAGCGCTGCTGCCACGACCGCTGGACGGGGCCACTGTGCATGTTGCACTGGCATTGGAGGCGCTCCAGTGGCGAGACGCCGGCGGAAGTCGGCGGCTTCCCGTCGGATAG
- a CDS encoding ABC transporter permease encodes MPETPTQPTLYPGQERFVAGPDVVSVAAVDAVDDADVQPAGFWKSAWLELRAKPEFIVSMVLLAMILVVVLFPGLLTSQDPHYGSLEQSLLPPSSEHWFGTDRQGYDIYTRTIYGARASVAVGVLTTIVVVLIGGLLGSVAGFFGGWIDSVIARLADIFFGIPLILAAVVTMQMISSRTVFTVVIVLAVFSWPQIARIARSAAIAVRNEEFITAARSLGASRVRTLFTHVIPNALGPVIVVGTISLGIFIVTEATLSYLGIGLPSTAVSWGIDIAAGQQLLREGTPILFYPAAALAITVLTFMMLGDVLRDALDPKARTR; translated from the coding sequence ATGCCTGAGACCCCGACCCAACCCACTCTGTACCCCGGCCAGGAGCGTTTCGTCGCGGGCCCAGACGTGGTCAGCGTGGCCGCGGTCGACGCGGTCGACGACGCCGACGTGCAGCCCGCCGGTTTCTGGAAGTCGGCGTGGCTGGAGCTGCGCGCCAAGCCGGAGTTCATCGTGTCGATGGTGCTGCTGGCCATGATCCTGGTCGTCGTGCTCTTCCCGGGACTGCTCACCAGCCAGGACCCGCATTACGGCTCGCTCGAGCAGTCGCTGCTCCCGCCCAGCTCCGAGCACTGGTTCGGGACTGACCGGCAGGGCTACGACATCTACACCCGAACGATCTACGGCGCTCGTGCTTCGGTGGCGGTGGGCGTGCTGACCACGATCGTCGTGGTCCTGATCGGCGGCCTGCTCGGCAGCGTAGCCGGGTTCTTCGGTGGCTGGATCGACTCGGTGATCGCGCGGCTGGCGGACATCTTCTTCGGTATCCCGCTGATCCTGGCGGCGGTGGTCACGATGCAGATGATCAGCTCCCGCACCGTGTTCACCGTGGTGATCGTGCTCGCGGTCTTCAGCTGGCCGCAGATCGCGCGCATCGCCCGGTCGGCCGCGATCGCGGTCCGCAACGAGGAGTTCATCACGGCGGCGCGCTCGCTGGGAGCGTCGCGGGTTCGCACCCTGTTCACCCACGTCATACCCAACGCGCTGGGTCCGGTGATCGTGGTCGGCACCATCTCGCTGGGCATCTTCATCGTCACCGAGGCGACCCTGTCGTATCTCGGCATCGGATTACCGTCCACGGCAGTGTCGTGGGGCATCGACATCGCGGCCGGGCAGCAACTGCTCCGCGAGGGCACGCCGATCCTGTTCTACCCCGCGGCGGCGCTGGCGATCACCGTGCTCACCTTCATGATGCTCGGTGACGTGTTGCGCGACGCGCTGGACCCGAAGGCGAGGACCCGCTGA
- a CDS encoding MFS transporter, producing MGDALASAPRSSFVRYWTAAAISSFGSAVTAVAMPVLVVQLLGATPFEVGVVNAAQLVPYTVLGFIAGAYTDRWRRKPVLVWASVGRALCLGAVPVLWLIGQLQIWMLAIALLAFGAFSVFGFAATQSLLPRLVPRTRLVAANARLDQADSAAQTLGPAIGGGLVGLFGAPVVIVIDAVSYLVDAALNASIRVDESRPRSRTHDLRQEIGDGLRWTYRHRTLRPLAVSTHIWFFANGAALTVLSLLVLRSLGLTAYVFGMLLTVFGIASLIGASMAPGFGDRFGSGRVVICARVAYPIAWLLVALAPATGGGEMLLFTALGLQGLAAGIENANEMGYWQALTPDELLGRVNATRRSVNHTMAALGALIGGLGVGLIGERPTLFMAIVGFVTAALAAALSPLRLTANQRDEER from the coding sequence ATGGGGGACGCTCTCGCTTCGGCTCCCCGTTCTTCGTTCGTTCGGTACTGGACAGCCGCCGCGATCAGTTCGTTCGGCTCGGCGGTGACAGCCGTTGCGATGCCAGTGCTAGTGGTCCAACTGCTTGGCGCCACCCCGTTTGAGGTCGGCGTCGTGAACGCGGCTCAATTGGTGCCGTATACCGTGCTCGGCTTCATTGCCGGTGCGTACACCGATCGGTGGCGGCGCAAGCCGGTTTTGGTATGGGCTAGCGTCGGGCGCGCACTGTGTCTGGGTGCGGTTCCCGTCCTGTGGTTGATTGGTCAGCTGCAGATATGGATGCTCGCGATCGCGCTTCTGGCGTTTGGTGCATTCTCTGTTTTCGGATTCGCCGCCACGCAATCTCTGCTGCCGCGCCTGGTGCCCCGGACGCGATTGGTTGCAGCGAATGCGCGCCTGGATCAGGCTGACTCGGCCGCTCAGACGCTCGGCCCAGCGATCGGCGGCGGCCTCGTCGGATTGTTTGGCGCCCCAGTGGTCATCGTCATCGACGCGGTCAGTTATCTCGTCGATGCCGCACTCAATGCGAGCATCCGTGTCGACGAATCCCGCCCCCGCTCGCGCACGCACGACCTTCGCCAAGAGATCGGTGACGGCCTCAGGTGGACGTACCGCCACCGCACGCTCCGCCCTTTAGCGGTATCGACGCACATCTGGTTTTTCGCGAATGGTGCTGCGCTGACGGTGCTTTCGCTTCTTGTGCTGCGCTCACTGGGATTGACCGCCTATGTGTTCGGGATGCTGCTGACGGTTTTCGGCATCGCCAGCCTGATCGGCGCGTCCATGGCACCGGGGTTCGGTGATCGGTTTGGATCAGGGCGGGTGGTCATCTGCGCACGCGTCGCTTACCCCATTGCATGGCTGCTCGTCGCCCTTGCCCCCGCGACCGGTGGGGGCGAGATGCTTTTGTTTACCGCGTTGGGCCTTCAAGGACTTGCCGCTGGTATCGAGAACGCCAACGAAATGGGCTATTGGCAGGCACTCACACCCGACGAACTACTGGGCCGAGTCAACGCCACAAGACGGTCGGTCAACCACACGATGGCTGCCTTGGGAGCCCTCATCGGCGGCCTCGGCGTGGGGCTGATCGGTGAGCGACCCACCCTCTTCATGGCGATCGTCGGTTTTGTGACCGCCGCACTCGCCGCGGCATTGTCGCCGCTGCGACTGACAGCCAACCAACGTGACGAGGAACGATGA
- a CDS encoding peptide ABC transporter substrate-binding protein: protein MLKARDRGFTVKWAARSLCAAVTGAVLAASACSLEGARGNYGTGPDAIITVNGGEPQNGLVPTNTNENMGGRVVDSLFTGLYSYTADGAPVLANAESVDTTDNQHYTVHLVRDWTFTDGTPVRAENYVRAWNFGAATVNGQLQQSFFSPIEGYDAVAAEGSPLTEMSGLKVVDDYTFTVRLTSPNIDFKLGLGFTPFKPLPDVFFTEGAAKFGEHPVGNGPYMLKGPDAWLHNVKLDVVRNPNYKGPDKPKNGGLSFIFYSSFDTAYTDLESGNLDVLDTVPVSALGTYQKVLGSRALTKPTAQNLQLGIPYYLPHFSGEEGRLRRAAISMAINRPEIIKAIFRGARGAAQDFTARSLPGWDPNIPGNDVLKFDPVKARQLWAQANGIAPWSGSFEVAYNSDGDHQVWVDALSNQLKNTLDIDAHGAPQPTFKQVRDEITKWTIRTAFRSGWQGDYPSMIEFLQPQFVTGAGSNDPVYSSRAFDAKLTEAERALDPNQSYALVNQAQAILLHDLPVIPLWDYTAAGGVGPGVTAQLTWNGLADFTQITKSDVAENTKG from the coding sequence ATGTTGAAGGCTCGCGATCGGGGGTTCACAGTGAAATGGGCAGCAAGGTCATTGTGCGCGGCGGTAACGGGCGCGGTGCTCGCCGCGTCGGCGTGCAGCCTGGAAGGCGCCCGCGGCAACTATGGCACCGGCCCGGACGCGATCATCACCGTCAACGGCGGGGAACCACAGAACGGTCTGGTGCCCACCAACACCAATGAGAACATGGGAGGGCGCGTCGTCGATTCGTTGTTCACGGGGCTCTATAGCTACACCGCCGACGGCGCGCCGGTGTTGGCGAACGCGGAGTCCGTGGACACCACCGACAACCAGCACTACACGGTTCACCTCGTACGGGACTGGACCTTCACCGACGGCACCCCGGTGCGGGCCGAAAACTACGTCCGCGCATGGAATTTCGGTGCGGCCACGGTCAATGGACAGCTGCAGCAGAGCTTCTTCTCGCCGATCGAGGGATACGACGCCGTCGCTGCCGAGGGTTCCCCGCTGACAGAGATGTCGGGCTTGAAGGTGGTCGACGACTACACCTTCACGGTGCGCCTCACCAGCCCCAACATCGACTTCAAGCTGGGGCTCGGGTTTACGCCATTCAAGCCATTGCCCGATGTGTTCTTCACCGAGGGCGCAGCCAAGTTCGGCGAGCATCCCGTCGGTAACGGCCCGTACATGCTGAAGGGCCCGGACGCCTGGCTGCACAACGTCAAGCTCGACGTGGTGCGCAACCCGAATTACAAGGGTCCGGACAAGCCGAAGAACGGTGGCCTGAGCTTCATCTTCTACAGCAGCTTCGACACCGCGTACACCGACCTCGAGTCCGGCAACCTCGACGTACTCGACACGGTGCCGGTGAGTGCATTGGGCACTTATCAGAAAGTGCTCGGGAGCCGGGCACTGACCAAACCGACCGCCCAGAACCTGCAGCTCGGAATCCCTTACTACCTGCCGCATTTCAGCGGCGAGGAGGGGCGGCTACGACGCGCGGCGATTTCGATGGCGATCAACCGGCCCGAGATCATCAAGGCGATCTTCCGCGGCGCCCGCGGTGCGGCGCAGGACTTCACCGCCCGGTCGTTACCGGGCTGGGACCCGAACATCCCGGGCAATGATGTGCTGAAGTTCGATCCGGTCAAAGCCAGGCAGCTGTGGGCGCAGGCTAACGGGATCGCGCCGTGGTCGGGATCATTCGAGGTCGCGTACAACTCCGACGGCGATCACCAGGTGTGGGTTGACGCGTTATCGAACCAGTTGAAGAACACGCTCGACATCGACGCGCACGGCGCTCCGCAGCCGACGTTCAAGCAGGTCCGGGACGAAATCACCAAGTGGACCATTCGGACCGCGTTCCGAAGCGGGTGGCAGGGCGACTATCCGTCAATGATCGAGTTCCTTCAGCCCCAGTTCGTGACCGGCGCGGGCTCCAACGATCCGGTCTACAGTTCACGGGCTTTCGACGCGAAGCTGACCGAGGCCGAACGGGCGCTCGATCCGAACCAGTCGTATGCGTTGGTCAATCAGGCCCAGGCAATCCTCCTGCACGATCTCCCGGTGATCCCGCTTTGGGACTACACCGCTGCCGGGGGCGTCGGGCCGGGTGTGACGGCCCAGCTGACCTGGAACGGTCTGGCTGATTTCACCCAGATCACCAAGAGCGACGTCGCCGAGAACACCAAGGGATAG
- a CDS encoding alpha/beta fold hydrolase, whose product MTPATRKAVLRLYRAMPDPAGEAGALAAALRPLDRPALVIWGATDWGLPVALAERQREAFPRAAIHVLSNSGHYPQFDDPEHVTSLVVPFLRTRTGLLSPD is encoded by the coding sequence ATGACTCCAGCCACCCGCAAGGCGGTTCTGCGCCTTTACCGAGCCATGCCCGATCCCGCCGGAGAGGCCGGCGCGCTCGCCGCTGCATTGCGTCCACTCGATCGCCCAGCATTGGTGATCTGGGGCGCCACCGATTGGGGTCTTCCTGTCGCCCTAGCCGAGCGCCAACGCGAAGCTTTTCCTCGCGCTGCCATCCACGTGCTTTCCAATTCCGGGCACTACCCACAATTCGACGACCCGGAACATGTCACTTCATTGGTCGTGCCATTCCTGCGCACACGCACGGGACTGCTCAGCCCGGATTGA
- a CDS encoding type VII secretion target has translation MAGVLRVDPKALRDAARAQTEVATFISTMAVHESMSSAGEGVSGLHSESGCRLVGELFNVAVTAAHEELASHAGKLSTAADRYQRADKEIGERLDRLIR, from the coding sequence ATGGCGGGGGTGTTACGGGTGGATCCGAAGGCACTGCGTGATGCTGCGCGGGCGCAGACAGAGGTAGCGACGTTCATATCGACGATGGCGGTACATGAGTCGATGAGCAGCGCTGGGGAGGGAGTGTCTGGGCTCCATAGTGAGTCCGGGTGCCGACTAGTGGGCGAGTTGTTCAATGTGGCGGTTACGGCGGCGCACGAGGAGTTGGCGTCACATGCGGGCAAGTTGTCGACGGCCGCTGACAGGTATCAGCGAGCCGATAAGGAGATCGGTGAGCGCTTGGACCGGCTCATCCGGTGA
- a CDS encoding SRPBCC family protein — MKGSVTVHMDAPADRVWNLIADIRNTPKYSPEVFESEWLDGATGPVLGARFRGHVKRNEIGPIYWTTCRVTACEPGREFGFAVLAGDKAVNNWHYALTPAGDGTDVTESFWMTPGLLDTVFGIFGGQLRTRRNIRDMATTLNRIKSEVETA; from the coding sequence ATGAAGGGTTCGGTCACCGTGCACATGGACGCCCCGGCAGATCGGGTCTGGAACCTGATCGCCGACATTCGCAACACCCCGAAGTACTCGCCGGAGGTGTTCGAATCTGAATGGCTGGACGGAGCGACCGGGCCCGTACTCGGCGCCCGGTTCCGCGGCCACGTCAAGCGCAACGAGATCGGGCCGATCTATTGGACGACGTGCCGCGTCACGGCCTGCGAGCCCGGCCGCGAGTTCGGTTTCGCGGTGCTCGCCGGCGACAAGGCAGTAAACAACTGGCACTACGCTCTCACCCCCGCCGGTGATGGCACGGATGTCACCGAGTCGTTCTGGATGACGCCGGGCCTGCTCGACACCGTGTTCGGCATCTTCGGTGGCCAGTTGCGCACCCGGCGCAACATCCGGGACATGGCCACAACACTCAACCGGATCAAGTCCGAAGTCGAGACCGCCTAA
- a CDS encoding maleylpyruvate isomerase family mycothiol-dependent enzyme has translation MLETAYRDARQRIGALARELSAEQLRTPVPATPDWTVHDVLAHLVGGAADVATGRLDGAGTDQWTRRHLQERRHRPIDDLMAEWDRAGPAVEATLTSAKLTGPNLAADAICHESDLREALSLGRVEREHWQPFLETMMRLTRLRARHSPALLIEDDRGQQWHCGSGEPTRVVRVDGYELLRAAYSRRSRRQIAAWNWAPTPDTQVIEGFGFFGPRDDDQPIPLPRADNAG, from the coding sequence GTGCTGGAGACCGCTTATCGTGACGCTCGCCAGCGTATCGGCGCCCTCGCTCGTGAACTCAGTGCCGAGCAGTTGCGCACACCGGTACCTGCGACACCCGACTGGACGGTCCACGACGTGCTGGCGCATCTGGTCGGGGGTGCGGCCGATGTGGCCACTGGCAGGCTCGACGGCGCCGGAACCGATCAGTGGACTAGGCGGCATCTGCAGGAGCGGCGACATCGGCCGATCGATGACCTGATGGCCGAATGGGACCGCGCCGGACCCGCTGTAGAAGCAACGCTGACCAGCGCGAAGCTCACCGGACCCAACCTCGCCGCCGACGCCATCTGCCACGAATCGGACCTTCGCGAGGCACTCAGTCTGGGACGCGTGGAACGCGAACATTGGCAGCCGTTTCTGGAAACGATGATGCGGCTTACGCGTCTGCGTGCGCGTCATTCGCCTGCCCTGCTGATCGAGGATGACCGTGGGCAGCAATGGCATTGCGGTTCGGGTGAGCCGACCAGGGTCGTGCGCGTGGACGGCTATGAGCTGTTACGCGCCGCCTACAGTCGACGGTCCCGACGTCAGATCGCCGCATGGAACTGGGCTCCGACGCCGGACACCCAGGTAATCGAGGGATTCGGTTTCTTCGGACCCCGCGACGACGACCAACCGATTCCCCTGCCGCGAGCGGACAATGCCGGATAG